Below is a genomic region from Methylobacterium sp. FF17.
GATCAGGGCCGGACGCTTCTGCGCGATATGGGCCGCGATGGCGTCGGCGAAGCCTCGCGGGGGCTCCGCGCTGGCTACGCGCTTCTCGAGCTTGGTCTGCGGCACCCGCAGCTTGGCCTCCGCAATCTCGCGCCGCTTGTAGGTCTCGATGCGGGCGAGCACGTCCTTGCGCTCGACCGGCGCGATGTCAGGGGACGGCTCGGACTTCTGCTCGGACATGGGAGGCCTTCAGGCGTTCGAGCGCAGGTTCGAGAGACGGATGAGTTGGTTCAGGGTGGCGCGCGCGGCACCGCTGTCGAGGGCCTCGGCCGCTCGGGTGACCCCGTCCGCGAGGGTTCCGGCGCCTTGCGCAACCACGAGGGCCGCACCCGCGTTCAGCACCGCGATATCCCGGTAGGCGTTGCGGGCGCCCTCCAGGACCTGCCGCAGGGCGACGGCGTTGTGCTCGGGATCGCCTCCGCGCAGGGCGTCCAGGCCGTGGAGGGGCACGCCGACTTCGCGCGGGTCGATGGTGAAGCGCGACACCCGGCCCGCCTCCAGGGCGACGACGGCGGTCGGCCCCGTCACCGTGATCTCGTCGAGGCCGTCGCTGCCGTGCACGGTCCAGACCCGGTCGCTGCCGAGTTCTGCCAGTACGGCGGTCAGCGGCTCGGCCCAGGCCGGCGACGAGACCCCGAAGAGCTGGCGCGTCACGCCGGCCGGGTTCGCCAGAGGGCCGAGCATGTTGAAGATCGTCCGCGTCGGCAACTCCGCCCGCACCGGGGCCACGTGGCGCATGGCGCCATGGTGCGTCTGCGCGAACATGAAGCATAAGCCCGCCTCCGCGAGGCAGAGGCTGAGTTCGTCAGGCGCCAGTCCAATGCGAACCCCAAGCGCCGCGAGCACATCGGCGGCGCCGGAGCGCGAGGTCGCAGCGCGATTTCCGTGCTTGGCCACCGGCACGCCGCAGGCCGCCACGATGATGGCGGCCAGCGTCGAGACGTTGTAGCTGCCCGAATGGTCGCCGCCCGTGCCCACCACGTCGATGGCGCCCGGCACCGCGTGCACGGGGAGCATGCGAGCGCGCATCGCCTCGACTGCGCCGATGATCTCGTCGGGCGCCTCGCCACGGACCTTCAGGGCCATCAGGAACGCGCCGGCCTGCACTGGCGTCACCTCGCCCGAAAGCAGGTCGTCGAAGGCGCGCCGGGCCTCGGCGCGGTCCAGGCCCGCGCCAGTGGCGACCTTCGCAAGGAGGGGCTTAAAGGATTCCATGGGGCTCGGGCGCAAAAATCCGGCGTGGGCGACCGGGATTATTCTCGACGGGCGACGGCCCCCGTCAATGCACGCCGTCGCGCCCCTTGTCACGCGCCGCGTTCCAGGCACCTGCGATGTCCAGGAAATTGCGCAGGATCTGTGACCCATGGTGCGAGAGGATGCTCTCGGGATGGAACTGGACCCCGTGCACGGGCAGGTGTGCGTGCTGCAGTCCCATGATCAGGCCATCGGCCTCCGCCGTCACGGTGAGGTCTTCGGGGCAGCCGCCGCGCTCCACCACCAGCGAATGGTAGCGGGTGGCCTCGAAGGGTCCGTTCAGACCGCGAAAGATGCCCGACGCCCCGTGCCGGATGCTGGAGACCTTCCCGTGCATCGGCGTGGGCGCCCGCACGACATCGCCGCCGAAGGCCTGCCCGATCGCCTGCAAGCCGAGGCAGACGCCGAAGAGCGGGATCTCGGCCGAAAGATCCCGGATCACGTCGAGGCAGATGCCGGCCTCGTTGGGTGAGCAGGGCCCGGGCGAGAGTACCACCGCATCGGGGCGGCGCGCGCGGATCTCGGCGGTCGTGATGGCGTCGTTGCGCACCACGTCGATCGAGCCGCAGAGCGGGCCGATGAGGTGCACGAGGTTCCAGGTGAAGGAATCGTAGTTGTCGATGACGAGGACGTCGGACATCTTCTGTGCGTGCTCGGACATGATCGGGGTTTGACCCGAGTCTGAGGCGCGGTCAACCAAGTCGATCGTCCGCTACTGCCCCCGCCGCGCCCGGCTCGCAAACACCACCGCATCCTCCGCGGCACGGAACAGCGCCTTGGCCTTGTTGACGCATTCCTGCTGCTCCGAGGCGGGGTCGGAATCGTAGACGATGCCGGCGCCGGCCTGCACGTGCATGCGGCCGTCCTTCACCAGGGCCGTGCGCAGGACGATGCAGGTGTCCATCTCGCCGCGCGCGCCGAAGTAGCCGATGCAGCCGCCATAGGGGCCTCGCTTCTCGCGCTCCAGTTCGTCGATGATCTGCATGGCCCGAACCTTGGGCGCACCCGAGACCGTGCCGGCGGGAAAACCGGCGGCGAGCGCCGCCAGGGCGTCGTGCTTCGGGTCGAGATCGCCCTCGACGTTCGAGACGATGTGCATGACCTGGCTGTAGAACTCGAGGAAGAACGAGTCCGTCACCGTGACGCTGCCGATGCGCGCGACGCGGCCGACATCGTTGCGGCCCAGGTCAAGCAGCATGAGGTGCTCGGAGCGCTCCTTCGGATCAGCCAGAAGCTCCTGCGCCAGCGCCTTGTCCTCGGCCGGCGTCGCGCCGCGCCGGCGCGTGCCCGCGATGGGCCGGATGGTGACGCGGCCGTCACGCACCCGCACCAGGATCTCGGGGGACGAGCAGACGAGCTGAAAGGTTTCGAAATCGAGGTAGCACAGGAACGGCGCCGGGTTCGTCCGGCGCAAGGACCGGTATAGCGCCAGGGCCGGCAGGGTGAAGGGCGCCTCGAAGCGCTGGGACAGCACCACCTGGAACACGTCGCCGGCGACGATGTACTCCTTGGCCCGCGCCACCATCGCCAGGTATTCGTCGGGTGTGGTGTTCGAGACCGGCTCCGGGTGCGCGATGGCGCGGGGATCGATGCGAGCCTCGACGGGAAGGGGGCCCTCCAGCGCCGCCGCCACGCTCTCCAAGCGCGCCAGGGCCGCCTCGTAGGCGGCGCGCGTGGGTATACAGGCGTCCGGGCGTACGGGACCGACGACCGTGATGAGGTCGCGCACGGCGTCGAAGACCACCATCACGCGCGGGCGCACCAGGATGGCATCCGGAACGCCGAGCGGGTCGGGGTTCGGCGTGCTCAGGGTCTCCATGGCCCGGACCATGTCGTAACCGAGATAGCCGAACAGGCCGGCGGCCATGGGCGGAAGCGCGTCGGACTCGCCGACAGCCCCGATGGCGCTCTCGGCGATCAGCGCCCTCAGGCTCGTGAGCGGCGCTGCGTCCTCCGGCGTGAAATCGGAAAGCCCAGGGTCGCGTGCGATCTCGGCCCGCCCTTCGCGGCAGCGCCAGGCAAGGTCGGGGTCGAGACCGATCATCGAGTATCGCCCGCGAACGGCGCCGCCCTCGACGGATTCGAGGAGGAAGGCGGGGCCGGTATGCCCGGCCCGCAGCTTCAGGAAAGCGGCGACGGGAGTCTCCAGATCCGCCACCAGGGTCAGGTGGAGGAGGGTGGCGCGACCGGCCTCGTAGGCGTCGGCGAAGGCCGCGAAGTTCGGGTCGTGCTCCATCGCCGGATCAGTACTCGCCGCCGCCGATGGCCCTGCGGAAGGCCTGCTGGTTGATGGTCACGCCGACGGATGTCTGCACGTCGCCGATGTACTGGCCAAGCACGTCGTCCGCGATGGTCGGCTGGAAGCGCTTGGTGATCGCCTCGTCGGCCGGCGTACCGGGCACGTAGGCCGGCATGGTCGCGGCGGTCACCTTGAACAGGGCGCGGCCTTCCCCGGACTCCGCCGAAGCCGACTTGTCGACCGCCGTGGCGAAGACGCGATTGACGATTTCGGCGCTGAGATCGCCCTGTGCCTGGTTGCGGGCGAGGTCGCTCAGGGTCTGCACGTTGAGCCCGGCCTCGGCCGCCACGGCTTCCACGGCCTCGCCCTTGTCGAGGCGGGCGTTGAGCTCCTTGGCCTTGGCAAGGAGCCGGCGCTGGGCTTCGGCCGCACGCCAGCGCGCCACCACCTCGTCACGGACCTCCGCGAGCGGCTTGTCATGCGCTCGGTCGATATTGGCGATGTCGTACCAGATGTAGCCACCCGACTTCGTGCGCAGGGGCTCGTTGTCTCCGCCCATCTCGGCGCGGAACAGGGCGGTCAGCGTGGTGTCGCGGTCGGGAATACCCTCGACTGTGTTTCCAGCCGGATCGAGGCCCTGGGCGCTGACGGCCGGGATGATGCGCAGCGGGAGATCGCGTTCCTTCGCGATGTCGGCCAGCGGCTTCGTATTGGCTCGCTGGTCTTCGATCGCGTCGTGGGCGGCGTCGATCCCGCTGGTCGCGCGCTCGAGCGCGATCGCCTTCGCGATGTCGGACAAGACGTCGGCGAGCGGCTTCACGGTCTCGGGTTCGATCGCCGTGACGCGCAGGAGCACGGTGCCGAAGCGGCCCTTCACGGGCTCGCTCACCGCGTTGAGAGGCAGGGCGAACGCGGCGTCCGCCACCGCCGGATCGAACAGCTCGGCCTTAGTCAGGGTGCCGAGTGACAGGTTCTTGGGATCGGCGCCGGTCTCAGCGGCCACGGCCTCGAACGGCTTCTCGCCGGCCTCGACGGCCTTGCGGGCGGCGTCCGCCGCCGTGGCGTCCGGGAATACGATCTGCTGGATGGTCCGGCGCTCCGGCGAGCCGTAGCGGGCCTTGTCGGTGGCGTAGCGCTTGGCGATATCCTCCGCGCTCACGGCATCCGGCTTGGCCATCGCCTGCGGGTCGAGGATCAGCAGCGCGACGTTGCGGGTCTCGGGTGCGCGGAAGGCGAAGGTGTTCTCGCCGTAATAGGCCTTCACCTCGTCTTCGGTGGGCGCCGGGATCTCGCCGGCCACGGAGGGCGGCAGCATCATCAGCGCCACGGCGCGCCGCTCGGTGGTGTAGCGGTGCACGGCCTCGCGCAGCGCCTCGGGCACGTGAAGGTCGGCAGCGACCGCCTCGGCGAGCTGGAGGCGGGCGGCCACCGCCCGCTGCTCCCGCACGAAGGTGGCCTCGGTGATGCCGGCGCGCTGGAGCGTCTGGTAGAAAAGAGCGGGGTCGAACTTGCCGTCCGCGCCCTGGAAGCTCTTCTCCTCGCGGATCGCCCGCAGGACCGCCGCGTCCGGGATGCTCAGGCCCAGCGTCGCCGTCTGCTGGTCGAGGGAGGCCTCGCTGACGAGCTGTGCCAGCACCTGCCGGTCGATCCCGAGCGCGCGGGCCTGATCCGGCGTCAGGGTGCGGCGGGTCTGGCTCTGGTAGCGTTGAAGCTGGTTCTGGTAGGCGGTGCGTACGGCCTCCGCAGAGATCTGTGCCTTGCCGACGGTGGCGACGGTGCTCGTCGAGCCGGCGCGAAAGAACTCCTCGACCCCGAAGATCGCCACACCCGCGATGAGGAAGGTGAAGACCACCGTCAGGATGATCTT
It encodes:
- the trpE gene encoding anthranilate synthase component I, with the translated sequence MEHDPNFAAFADAYEAGRATLLHLTLVADLETPVAAFLKLRAGHTGPAFLLESVEGGAVRGRYSMIGLDPDLAWRCREGRAEIARDPGLSDFTPEDAAPLTSLRALIAESAIGAVGESDALPPMAAGLFGYLGYDMVRAMETLSTPNPDPLGVPDAILVRPRVMVVFDAVRDLITVVGPVRPDACIPTRAAYEAALARLESVAAALEGPLPVEARIDPRAIAHPEPVSNTTPDEYLAMVARAKEYIVAGDVFQVVLSQRFEAPFTLPALALYRSLRRTNPAPFLCYLDFETFQLVCSSPEILVRVRDGRVTIRPIAGTRRRGATPAEDKALAQELLADPKERSEHLMLLDLGRNDVGRVARIGSVTVTDSFFLEFYSQVMHIVSNVEGDLDPKHDALAALAAGFPAGTVSGAPKVRAMQIIDELEREKRGPYGGCIGYFGARGEMDTCIVLRTALVKDGRMHVQAGAGIVYDSDPASEQQECVNKAKALFRAAEDAVVFASRARRGQ
- a CDS encoding peptidylprolyl isomerase: MLQNMRNASRHWLGKIILTVVFTFLIAGVAIFGVEEFFRAGSTSTVATVGKAQISAEAVRTAYQNQLQRYQSQTRRTLTPDQARALGIDRQVLAQLVSEASLDQQTATLGLSIPDAAVLRAIREEKSFQGADGKFDPALFYQTLQRAGITEATFVREQRAVAARLQLAEAVAADLHVPEALREAVHRYTTERRAVALMMLPPSVAGEIPAPTEDEVKAYYGENTFAFRAPETRNVALLILDPQAMAKPDAVSAEDIAKRYATDKARYGSPERRTIQQIVFPDATAADAARKAVEAGEKPFEAVAAETGADPKNLSLGTLTKAELFDPAVADAAFALPLNAVSEPVKGRFGTVLLRVTAIEPETVKPLADVLSDIAKAIALERATSGIDAAHDAIEDQRANTKPLADIAKERDLPLRIIPAVSAQGLDPAGNTVEGIPDRDTTLTALFRAEMGGDNEPLRTKSGGYIWYDIANIDRAHDKPLAEVRDEVVARWRAAEAQRRLLAKAKELNARLDKGEAVEAVAAEAGLNVQTLSDLARNQAQGDLSAEIVNRVFATAVDKSASAESGEGRALFKVTAATMPAYVPGTPADEAITKRFQPTIADDVLGQYIGDVQTSVGVTINQQAFRRAIGGGEY
- a CDS encoding anthranilate synthase component II, which codes for MSDVLVIDNYDSFTWNLVHLIGPLCGSIDVVRNDAITTAEIRARRPDAVVLSPGPCSPNEAGICLDVIRDLSAEIPLFGVCLGLQAIGQAFGGDVVRAPTPMHGKVSSIRHGASGIFRGLNGPFEATRYHSLVVERGGCPEDLTVTAEADGLIMGLQHAHLPVHGVQFHPESILSHHGSQILRNFLDIAGAWNAARDKGRDGVH
- the trpD gene encoding anthranilate phosphoribosyltransferase, which codes for MESFKPLLAKVATGAGLDRAEARRAFDDLLSGEVTPVQAGAFLMALKVRGEAPDEIIGAVEAMRARMLPVHAVPGAIDVVGTGGDHSGSYNVSTLAAIIVAACGVPVAKHGNRAATSRSGAADVLAALGVRIGLAPDELSLCLAEAGLCFMFAQTHHGAMRHVAPVRAELPTRTIFNMLGPLANPAGVTRQLFGVSSPAWAEPLTAVLAELGSDRVWTVHGSDGLDEITVTGPTAVVALEAGRVSRFTIDPREVGVPLHGLDALRGGDPEHNAVALRQVLEGARNAYRDIAVLNAGAALVVAQGAGTLADGVTRAAEALDSGAARATLNQLIRLSNLRSNA